Proteins from a single region of Starkeya sp. ORNL1:
- a CDS encoding NAD(P)/FAD-dependent oxidoreductase produces the protein MAGAVAAESFGLWGGRAAPSGRVDIVIIGAGAAGIAAARSVAAMGRPYALLEASSRVGGRAVTDMQTFGVPFDMGAHWIHMPGLHPLSRLGKKAGFDIYRAPDEPRLFINGREGSDGEYKAFDDAIARVEQAITAAGSAARDVPASNVLPKLGGPWGSTAELIVGPLSCAKELNHISTLDFARSEEEEVDDFCRQGFGTLITHLAAPLSVHLDTQVTAVDLRGRDEVAVETSRGILRCAAVIIAVPPSLLVRERLRILPELDTGHRAAIEGISLGAYDHIAFLLPKNPFDLKADELVFFRSDGRRGCALLGRIGGTDLHSIEVGGDLAVELAGSPAAAGAFAREVIARECGRSAARRIAKVRATAWSREPFALGAFSCAEPGTAHLRRALAKPIDDRLFFAGEHTHEGLWGTVGGAWLSGERAAKQAVRAVAPRSGPSMA, from the coding sequence ATGGCCGGTGCTGTCGCCGCCGAAAGCTTCGGGCTGTGGGGCGGCCGGGCCGCCCCGTCAGGGCGGGTCGATATCGTCATCATTGGTGCTGGAGCTGCAGGCATTGCGGCGGCGCGAAGCGTTGCGGCGATGGGTCGCCCCTATGCGCTCCTGGAAGCCTCCTCACGGGTCGGTGGGCGCGCCGTCACGGACATGCAGACCTTCGGCGTGCCCTTCGACATGGGTGCCCACTGGATCCACATGCCAGGCCTGCATCCCTTGTCGCGCCTCGGCAAGAAAGCGGGTTTCGACATCTACCGCGCTCCCGACGAGCCGCGGCTGTTCATCAATGGCCGCGAAGGATCGGACGGCGAGTATAAGGCTTTCGACGACGCCATCGCGCGGGTGGAGCAGGCGATCACGGCGGCGGGCAGCGCAGCGCGGGATGTGCCGGCTTCCAACGTCCTGCCGAAGCTCGGCGGCCCCTGGGGAAGCACTGCCGAACTGATCGTCGGCCCGCTCTCCTGCGCCAAGGAGTTGAACCACATTTCCACCCTCGATTTCGCTCGCTCGGAAGAAGAGGAGGTGGACGATTTCTGCCGCCAGGGCTTCGGCACGCTGATCACGCATCTGGCGGCACCGCTCAGCGTCCATCTTGATACGCAGGTCACCGCCGTGGACTTGCGGGGGCGAGACGAGGTGGCAGTGGAGACCAGCCGCGGCATCCTGCGCTGCGCGGCGGTGATCATCGCGGTTCCACCCAGCCTCCTGGTTCGGGAGCGCCTGCGCATCCTCCCCGAACTCGACACCGGCCATCGCGCCGCCATCGAGGGCATTTCTCTGGGTGCCTATGACCACATCGCGTTCCTTTTGCCCAAGAACCCCTTCGACCTGAAGGCGGACGAACTGGTCTTCTTCCGCTCGGACGGGCGGCGCGGCTGCGCCCTCCTGGGGCGCATCGGGGGCACCGATCTCCACAGCATCGAGGTGGGTGGGGACTTGGCGGTGGAGCTTGCCGGCTCGCCCGCCGCTGCCGGAGCCTTCGCCCGTGAGGTCATCGCGCGGGAATGCGGCCGGTCGGCCGCCCGGCGGATCGCAAAGGTTCGCGCCACGGCCTGGAGCAGGGAGCCCTTCGCCCTTGGTGCGTTCTCCTGCGCGGAACCGGGCACGGCGCATCTGCGCCGTGCGCTGGCCAAGCCCATCGACGACCGCCTGTTCTTCGCTGGCGAGCATACCCACGAAGGGTTGTGGGGTACGGTGGGGGGCGCGTGGCTCTCCGGCGAGCGGGCGGCGAAGCAGGCGGTTCGCGCGGTTGCGCCGAGGAGCGGCCCGTCGATGGCTTAG
- a CDS encoding xanthine dehydrogenase family protein molybdopterin-binding subunit: MQGRGRYADDLKPEGLLHAGVVRSIYAHARILSVDTSAALAVPGVMAVLTARDAAADGLASIASPVHFSTIEGPMDAGTPRPVLCGDICRHVGEPVALVVAETAAIAQEAAELVQVAYQELAAVPRIEDALAAGAPAVWEEFPDNVMLTWRQGSENAVQAAIRSAAHVSRHVIKISRVVAAPLEPRIVTGSVEDGRLVLRTSCQSPHILRNALAANVFKVHPSEIRVIADDVGGSFGMKTGPYREDVLVLWAARRLARPVRWKSTRSEAFLSDDHARDTHLKTELALDEAGNFLAFSVHCDVNVGGYLTARSLSLLRNIGGAAGVYRTPALFAEIRGVFTHSVQTSAYRGAGRPEATYAIERTIDLAAREHGFDPFELRMRNLVPPEAMPFRTDLVYTYDCGDFPGNMRRVAELIDRAGFPARQAIAKSKGKLRGIGFANPIEVAGGPVERPGKDMSRITAHPDGTFSLECGIMSAGQGLETAMTHIAALKLGITPDRIFYAQGDTDRLPIGRGSGGSSSVVVGGSAVSVVVDRLIKTARERAADMLEAAAADLEFSAAAFRIVGTDRTVTLAELAALGEDRPEGANHDRRLFAEAEFQSSGVTYPNGSHACEVEIDPETGEVKLLNYAAVEDIGRVLNPMLADGQMHGGIAQGFGQAVKEAIIYDESGELLTGSFSDYGLPLASDLPSFDLDFREIPTAVNPLGAKGIGEAGTVGALSAVMNAVCDALNAVGVPDLEMPATPLRVWSAIQAAANSGNDR; this comes from the coding sequence GTGCAAGGTCGGGGACGTTATGCGGACGACCTGAAGCCGGAAGGCCTGCTGCACGCGGGCGTCGTGCGTTCCATCTACGCGCACGCCCGCATCCTCTCGGTCGATACCTCCGCCGCTCTGGCGGTGCCGGGCGTGATGGCCGTTCTCACGGCGCGGGACGCCGCTGCGGACGGCCTTGCGAGCATCGCCTCCCCGGTGCATTTCTCCACCATCGAAGGTCCGATGGACGCCGGAACGCCGCGCCCGGTCCTCTGCGGCGACATATGCCGCCACGTCGGTGAGCCGGTCGCCCTGGTGGTCGCGGAGACCGCGGCTATCGCGCAGGAAGCGGCCGAACTCGTGCAGGTCGCCTATCAGGAACTTGCCGCAGTACCTCGGATCGAGGATGCGCTTGCGGCTGGGGCGCCGGCCGTGTGGGAGGAGTTTCCCGACAACGTCATGCTGACCTGGCGACAGGGGAGCGAAAACGCCGTGCAAGCGGCGATCCGGTCCGCCGCCCATGTAAGCCGTCATGTCATCAAGATCAGCCGCGTCGTGGCCGCGCCGCTGGAGCCGCGCATCGTCACGGGTTCGGTGGAGGATGGAAGGCTGGTGTTGCGGACCAGTTGCCAGAGTCCGCACATCCTGCGGAATGCCCTGGCGGCGAACGTCTTCAAGGTTCATCCCTCCGAAATCCGCGTGATCGCCGACGACGTCGGCGGCTCTTTCGGCATGAAGACCGGCCCCTACCGGGAAGACGTTCTGGTGCTGTGGGCAGCCCGCCGCCTCGCACGCCCGGTGCGCTGGAAAAGCACGCGCAGCGAGGCGTTCCTGTCGGACGACCACGCCCGCGACACCCATCTCAAGACCGAGCTCGCGCTGGATGAGGCGGGTAATTTTCTCGCCTTCTCGGTCCATTGCGATGTCAATGTGGGCGGCTATCTCACTGCGCGGTCGCTGTCGCTGCTGCGCAATATCGGCGGCGCCGCCGGTGTCTACCGGACCCCTGCCCTGTTCGCCGAAATCCGCGGCGTCTTCACCCATTCGGTCCAGACCTCGGCCTATCGCGGCGCCGGTCGCCCAGAGGCCACCTACGCCATCGAGCGGACCATCGACCTCGCGGCGCGCGAGCACGGCTTCGACCCCTTCGAGCTGCGCATGCGCAATCTGGTCCCGCCGGAGGCAATGCCGTTCCGCACCGACCTCGTCTACACCTATGATTGCGGGGACTTCCCCGGCAACATGAGGCGTGTCGCCGAGCTGATCGATCGCGCCGGCTTTCCGGCACGCCAGGCCATCGCGAAATCCAAGGGCAAACTTCGCGGCATCGGCTTCGCCAATCCCATCGAGGTCGCCGGCGGCCCGGTTGAGCGGCCGGGCAAGGACATGTCGCGAATAACCGCCCATCCCGATGGCACGTTCAGCCTTGAATGCGGGATCATGTCGGCCGGCCAGGGGCTTGAAACGGCGATGACGCACATCGCCGCGCTCAAGCTGGGGATCACTCCGGATCGCATCTTCTATGCGCAAGGCGATACCGACCGGCTGCCCATCGGACGCGGCAGCGGCGGGTCGAGCTCCGTGGTGGTTGGAGGCTCGGCAGTATCCGTCGTGGTGGACCGGCTGATCAAGACGGCGCGCGAGCGGGCGGCCGACATGCTCGAAGCCGCGGCTGCAGACCTGGAATTCAGCGCCGCCGCGTTCCGCATCGTCGGGACCGATCGCACGGTCACGCTGGCGGAGCTTGCCGCCCTCGGGGAAGACAGACCGGAGGGTGCCAATCATGACCGACGGCTATTCGCCGAGGCCGAGTTCCAGTCAAGCGGCGTCACCTATCCGAACGGCTCCCACGCCTGCGAGGTCGAGATCGACCCCGAAACCGGCGAGGTGAAGCTCTTGAACTACGCCGCGGTCGAAGATATCGGGCGCGTGCTCAATCCGATGCTTGCCGACGGCCAGATGCATGGCGGCATCGCGCAGGGCTTCGGCCAGGCGGTAAAGGAAGCCATCATCTATGACGAGAGCGGGGAATTGCTGACCGGCTCCTTCAGCGACTATGGACTGCCGCTCGCTTCCGACCTGCCGAGCTTCGATCTGGATTTCCGTGAGATACCCACGGCGGTTAACCCACTTGGTGCCAAGGGCATTGGCGAAGCGGGAACGGTGGGGGCGCTCTCCGCCGTCATGAACGCGGTGTGCGACGCCCTGAATGCGGTCGGCGTGCCAGATCTTGAGATGCCGGCAACTCCGCTGAGGGTTTGGTCTGCGATCCAGGCCGCAGCGAATTCCGGCAACGACCGATAA